In a single window of the Streptacidiphilus sp. P02-A3a genome:
- a CDS encoding aquaporin has product MNSNVRIFIAEAVGTAILVIGGVGTAVFDGSRVGPLGIAFAFGLSLLCAAYLIGPISGCHVNPAVTAAMAAARRIEPKQVLVYWGAQIVGGLFGALLIFGVSHGSPGFPAVGKHGRTILVSASQAGFASNGYGAHSPSGFNMASVMLAEVVATAVFALIVVATTSSRFPAAVGGVVAGLALTLVHLVLIPVDNASVNPARSLAAAVFQGGWALSQVWLFLVFPLIGGALAGLAGHAMLQIQDAAAVTEGPQGGPEPGVPDATLGPDAL; this is encoded by the coding sequence ATGAACAGCAATGTGCGGATCTTCATCGCCGAGGCGGTGGGTACCGCGATCCTGGTCATCGGCGGCGTCGGTACCGCGGTCTTCGACGGTTCGCGGGTCGGCCCGCTCGGCATCGCCTTCGCGTTCGGGCTGAGCCTGCTCTGCGCGGCGTACCTGATCGGCCCCATCTCCGGCTGCCACGTCAACCCGGCGGTGACCGCCGCGATGGCGGCGGCCCGCAGGATCGAACCCAAGCAGGTCCTGGTCTACTGGGGCGCGCAGATCGTCGGCGGCCTCTTCGGCGCCCTGCTGATCTTCGGCGTGTCCCACGGCAGCCCGGGCTTCCCGGCGGTCGGCAAGCACGGCCGGACCATCCTGGTCTCCGCCAGCCAGGCCGGATTCGCCTCCAACGGCTACGGCGCGCACTCCCCGAGCGGCTTCAACATGGCCTCGGTGATGCTGGCCGAGGTGGTCGCCACGGCGGTGTTCGCGCTGATCGTGGTCGCCACCACCTCCAGCCGGTTCCCGGCCGCGGTGGGCGGCGTGGTCGCCGGGCTCGCCCTGACCCTGGTGCACCTGGTGCTGATCCCGGTGGACAACGCCTCGGTCAACCCGGCGCGGTCGCTGGCGGCGGCGGTGTTCCAGGGCGGCTGGGCGCTCAGCCAGGTCTGGCTGTTCCTGGTGTTCCCGCTCATCGGCGGCGCGCTCGCCGGACTCGCCGGACACGCGATGCTGCAGATCCAGGACGCGGCGGCGGTGACCGAGGGCCCGCAGGGCGGCCCCGAGCCCGGCGTCCCCGACGCCACCCTCGGACCGGACGCGCTGTAG
- a CDS encoding sensor histidine kinase — MIRGLRPLLRGSTYSGALFAYCGAPASLPLLPFAVAPTLLWRSAPEGVRAVLALLLWAALIGVVGLARGTRRLLVVCARRLLRVPLPDPMAGRPPAADRWRTPLWLLLHVGLGWTGGLASCVLLLAGLTLPQGWADGEAQLTVFGWHARAQGGWSWVAAGGCLLLALAGCVAVSGALRRLAPRLLGPSAAERLALAAEREQLLAERNRLAHELHDSIGHTLTATTIQAAVAGEVLAADPAAALAALRSIEESSRAALEDLDYVLGVLREEQSGTAPTRTLADLPELLDRLRHAGAVVEPQLSGEWAQVQGTLSRAAYRILQEGLTNALRHGAGGPIRLRVVAAADGLELSVVNRTGAGTGRGAAARAFPTSGHGLPGLAERVRLLHGEFAAGPDGPRHWRLAVRLPVRLPA; from the coding sequence ATGATCAGGGGACTGAGGCCGCTGCTGCGCGGCTCCACGTATTCGGGCGCGCTGTTCGCCTACTGCGGCGCGCCGGCCAGTCTGCCGCTGCTGCCCTTCGCCGTGGCGCCGACGCTGCTGTGGCGATCCGCGCCGGAGGGGGTGCGGGCGGTACTGGCCCTGCTGCTCTGGGCGGCGCTGATCGGGGTGGTCGGGCTGGCCCGCGGCACCCGGCGGCTGCTGGTGGTCTGCGCCCGGCGGCTGCTGCGGGTGCCGCTGCCGGATCCCATGGCCGGTCGTCCGCCCGCCGCCGACCGCTGGCGGACGCCGCTCTGGCTGCTGCTGCACGTGGGGCTGGGCTGGACCGGCGGGTTGGCGAGCTGCGTGCTGCTGCTCGCGGGGCTGACCCTGCCGCAGGGCTGGGCCGACGGCGAGGCGCAGCTGACCGTGTTCGGCTGGCACGCCCGGGCGCAGGGCGGCTGGAGCTGGGTGGCGGCGGGCGGCTGCCTGCTGCTGGCGCTGGCCGGGTGCGTGGCGGTGAGCGGCGCCCTGCGCCGGCTGGCGCCACGGCTGTTGGGGCCGTCCGCGGCCGAACGGCTGGCGCTGGCCGCCGAGCGGGAGCAGCTGCTGGCCGAACGCAACCGGCTGGCCCACGAGTTGCACGACTCGATCGGGCACACGCTGACGGCCACCACGATCCAGGCGGCGGTGGCGGGCGAGGTGCTCGCCGCCGACCCGGCGGCCGCCCTGGCCGCGCTGCGCAGCATCGAGGAGTCCTCCCGGGCGGCGCTGGAGGACCTGGACTACGTGCTCGGCGTGCTGCGCGAGGAGCAGTCCGGGACGGCGCCGACCCGGACCCTGGCCGACCTGCCGGAGCTGCTGGACCGGCTGCGGCACGCCGGGGCGGTGGTGGAGCCGCAGCTGTCCGGCGAGTGGGCGCAGGTGCAGGGGACGCTCTCGCGGGCGGCGTACCGGATCCTGCAGGAGGGGCTGACGAACGCGCTGCGGCACGGCGCGGGCGGACCGATCCGGCTGCGGGTGGTGGCGGCGGCGGACGGGCTGGAACTGAGCGTGGTCAACCGGACCGGGGCCGGGACCGGCCGGGGCGCGGCCGCGCGGGCCTTCCCGACGTCCGGGCACGGCCTGCCCGGGCTGGCCGAGCGGGTGCGGCTGCTGCACGGCGAGTTCGCGGCGGGCCCGGACGGGCCGCGGCACTGGCGGTTGGCGGTCCGACTGCCGGTCCGGCTCCCGGCATGA
- a CDS encoding DUF4190 domain-containing protein has protein sequence MHTRGTLTPTDRPVPRWSPGPDRYPAERNGPALAALVLGLLGLSTSIVFVGGPLGVLGLVLGVPALRTARRTGVGRGRAVAGMIASVLAIAVSVLVAVSALWFAQKTQSCYHINRIPQWEHCVRVRLARD, from the coding sequence ATGCACACCCGAGGAACGCTGACCCCGACGGATCGCCCGGTGCCGAGGTGGTCGCCGGGGCCGGACCGGTACCCGGCCGAGCGGAACGGTCCGGCGCTGGCCGCCCTGGTCCTCGGCCTGCTCGGCCTGAGCACCTCGATCGTCTTCGTCGGCGGCCCGCTCGGCGTCCTCGGCCTGGTCCTGGGCGTCCCCGCACTGCGGACGGCCAGGCGCACCGGCGTCGGCCGGGGCCGGGCGGTCGCCGGGATGATCGCCTCGGTCCTGGCGATCGCGGTGTCCGTGCTGGTGGCGGTCTCCGCCCTGTGGTTCGCCCAGAAGACGCAGAGCTGCTACCACATCAACCGGATCCCCCAGTGGGAGCACTGCGTCCGGGTGCGACTCGCCCGGGACTGA
- a CDS encoding LysR family transcriptional regulator, with translation MQGDFHTAHLRVFRAVVTSGSFTAAAADLGISQPAVSQHIARLERSLGVSLLHRSGGPVRVTESGEVVLRLADAVAQRCRQAMHELSALADPVGGELQIAAFPSASGSLLPTVVGRLRQVAPQARVRIIEADPPAALPCLLRGEADLALVYDYPYPDRDTALGDGRLLQETLASDPMAVAVPAGHPLAALPSIPLGALRQESWATPRPSVCQQALGAACRDAGFRPAVVYETENYHSMLGLVATGAGVAVVPRLAVLGGAPPRVALRPLTGTWLRRTMAVATRADSQQPPLSGRFRSLLRQAAPELLAAPL, from the coding sequence ATGCAGGGGGATTTCCACACAGCGCACTTACGGGTCTTCCGCGCGGTCGTCACATCCGGATCCTTCACCGCCGCGGCGGCGGACCTCGGGATCAGCCAGCCGGCGGTGTCGCAGCACATCGCCCGACTGGAACGGAGCCTCGGGGTCAGCCTGCTGCACCGATCGGGGGGACCGGTGCGGGTGACCGAGTCCGGCGAGGTGGTGCTGCGGCTCGCCGACGCGGTGGCCCAGCGCTGCCGACAGGCGATGCACGAACTGTCGGCGCTGGCCGACCCGGTCGGCGGCGAGCTGCAGATCGCCGCCTTCCCCAGCGCGTCCGGAAGCCTGCTGCCCACCGTCGTCGGTCGGCTCCGGCAGGTGGCGCCGCAGGCCCGGGTGCGGATCATCGAGGCCGATCCACCCGCCGCCCTGCCCTGCCTGCTGCGCGGCGAGGCCGACCTGGCGCTGGTCTACGACTACCCGTACCCGGACCGGGACACCGCGCTCGGCGACGGGCGGCTGCTCCAGGAGACGCTGGCCAGCGACCCGATGGCGGTCGCCGTCCCGGCCGGGCACCCGCTGGCCGCGCTGCCGTCCATCCCGCTCGGCGCGCTGCGGCAGGAGTCCTGGGCCACGCCGCGGCCCAGCGTCTGCCAGCAGGCACTGGGCGCCGCCTGCCGGGACGCCGGATTCCGGCCCGCGGTGGTGTACGAGACCGAGAACTACCACAGCATGCTGGGACTGGTGGCGACCGGAGCGGGCGTCGCGGTGGTGCCCCGGCTGGCCGTCCTGGGCGGCGCCCCGCCCCGGGTCGCGCTCCGCCCGCTGACCGGCACCTGGCTGCGCCGGACGATGGCGGTGGCGACCCGGGCGGACAGCCAGCAGCCGCCGCTGAGCGGCCGGTTCCGGTCGCTGCTGCGGCAGGCGGCGCCGGAACTGCTGGCGGCGCCGCTCTGA
- a CDS encoding ammonium transporter — protein sequence MTDSPAAPLAAAAPSGLSAGDTAWLLVSTALVLLMTPGLALFYGGMVRTKSVLNMLMMSFVSIALVTVVWLAGGYSLAFGHDLGGLGLLGGFEHLGMRGITPQTLTGHVPTLLYATFQLTFAIITAALISGAIADRTRFNAWVVFVLAWTLLVYVPIAHWVFSPDGWISAHLHALDFAGGTVVEVNSGASGLALALVIGPRLGFRQEAMRPHNLPLVLLGAGLLWFGWFGFNAGSALGANGLAAAALLNTQAAACTGLLGWLVVERFRDGHPTTLGAASGAVAGMVAITPSCGSVDLLGALVIGLAAGVLCSYAVSWKFRLGYDDSLDVVGVHLVAGVIGTVLIGVFATSVMTGGPDGLLHGGGLGQLWRQAVAVLATGAYAFATSYGLGKLIDRLIGFRAPAEHELSGLDLAEHAESAYDHGVIHQGTLTGSAVHSALAGHSVREAHRNESTSP from the coding sequence ATGACCGACTCCCCCGCCGCTCCGCTCGCCGCCGCCGCGCCCTCAGGGCTCAGCGCGGGCGACACCGCGTGGCTGCTCGTCTCCACCGCCCTGGTCCTGCTGATGACACCGGGTCTGGCCCTGTTCTACGGCGGCATGGTGCGCACCAAGAGCGTGCTCAACATGCTGATGATGAGCTTCGTGTCGATCGCCCTGGTCACCGTCGTCTGGCTGGCCGGCGGCTACAGCCTGGCGTTCGGCCACGACCTCGGCGGCCTCGGCCTGCTCGGCGGCTTCGAGCACCTGGGCATGCGCGGGATCACCCCGCAGACGCTGACCGGGCACGTCCCGACGCTGCTCTACGCGACCTTCCAGCTCACCTTCGCGATCATCACCGCCGCCCTGATCAGCGGCGCCATCGCGGACCGCACCCGGTTCAACGCTTGGGTGGTCTTCGTCCTCGCCTGGACGCTGCTGGTCTACGTGCCGATCGCGCACTGGGTGTTCTCCCCCGACGGCTGGATCTCCGCGCACCTGCACGCCCTGGACTTCGCGGGCGGGACGGTGGTCGAGGTCAACTCCGGTGCCTCCGGCCTGGCGCTGGCCCTGGTCATCGGCCCGCGGCTGGGGTTCCGGCAGGAGGCGATGCGTCCGCACAACCTGCCGCTGGTGCTGCTCGGGGCGGGGCTGCTCTGGTTCGGCTGGTTCGGCTTCAACGCGGGCTCGGCGCTGGGCGCCAACGGGCTGGCCGCCGCCGCGCTGCTGAACACCCAGGCGGCGGCCTGCACCGGCCTGCTGGGCTGGCTGGTGGTGGAGCGGTTCCGGGACGGGCACCCGACCACTCTGGGCGCGGCCTCCGGCGCGGTGGCCGGGATGGTCGCGATCACCCCCTCCTGCGGCTCGGTGGACCTGCTCGGCGCGCTGGTGATCGGCCTGGCCGCCGGGGTGCTCTGCTCCTACGCGGTGTCCTGGAAGTTCCGCCTCGGCTACGACGACTCGCTGGACGTGGTCGGCGTGCACCTGGTCGCGGGCGTCATCGGCACGGTACTGATCGGGGTGTTCGCGACCAGTGTGATGACCGGCGGACCGGACGGCCTGCTGCACGGCGGCGGCCTGGGCCAGCTGTGGCGGCAGGCGGTCGCGGTGCTGGCCACCGGCGCCTACGCGTTCGCGACGAGCTACGGCCTCGGCAAGCTGATCGACCGCCTCATCGGCTTCCGGGCCCCGGCCGAGCACGAGCTCTCCGGCCTGGACCTCGCCGAACACGCGGAGAGCGCATACGATCACGGCGTCATCCACCAGGGCACCCTGACCGGGTCCGCCGTCCATTCCGCCCTCGCGGGGCACTCCGTCCGCGAGGCCCACCGGAACGAGTCCACCTCTCCATGA
- a CDS encoding P-II family nitrogen regulator, whose amino-acid sequence MKLITAVIKPFRLDPVKEALRDLGIEGLTVTEVSGYGRQRGHTEVYRGAEYRIDLVPKARIEVVVEDDAAESVLDAIVAAARTGRIGDGKVWSVPVETVVRVRTGERGPDAV is encoded by the coding sequence ATGAAGCTGATCACCGCCGTCATCAAGCCGTTCCGTCTGGACCCGGTGAAGGAGGCGCTACGCGACCTCGGCATCGAGGGACTCACCGTCACCGAGGTCAGCGGCTACGGCCGCCAGCGCGGCCACACCGAGGTCTACCGGGGCGCCGAGTACCGGATCGACCTGGTCCCCAAGGCCCGGATCGAGGTGGTGGTGGAGGACGACGCCGCCGAGTCGGTGCTGGACGCGATCGTCGCCGCCGCCCGTACCGGCCGGATCGGCGACGGCAAGGTCTGGAGCGTCCCGGTCGAGACCGTGGTCCGGGTCCGCACCGGCGAACGCGGCCCGGACGCCGTCTGA
- a CDS encoding response regulator transcription factor, giving the protein MTGVTDPTDPIEPTGPTGPTGVTLLIADDDEVTRSGLRTLLAAQPGITVVGEAADGVEAVERARLLRPDVVLMDVRMPRRNGIEATRQLLAGPPGPPKVVVITTFENDGYVTAALSAGASGFVLKRLPVRQIAEAVRVAAAGEAILFPAALRRMVAARPLGSAEALPRAALTGREEEVLRLMATGLSNPELAETLTVSLETAKTHVGNVLTKLGAQNRTHAVVIAYESGLVVPGFPG; this is encoded by the coding sequence ATGACCGGCGTGACCGACCCGACCGACCCGATCGAGCCGACCGGCCCGACCGGCCCGACCGGCGTGACCCTGCTGATCGCGGACGACGACGAGGTGACCCGCAGCGGCCTGCGCACCCTGCTCGCGGCGCAGCCGGGGATCACGGTGGTCGGTGAGGCCGCCGACGGCGTCGAGGCGGTCGAACGGGCGCGGCTGCTGCGCCCGGACGTGGTGCTGATGGACGTGCGGATGCCGCGCCGCAACGGAATCGAGGCCACCCGGCAGCTGCTGGCCGGGCCACCCGGGCCACCGAAGGTCGTGGTGATCACCACCTTCGAGAACGACGGCTACGTCACCGCCGCGCTCAGCGCCGGGGCCAGCGGCTTCGTGCTGAAGCGGCTGCCGGTCCGGCAGATCGCGGAGGCGGTGCGGGTGGCGGCGGCGGGGGAGGCGATCCTCTTCCCGGCCGCGCTGCGCCGGATGGTCGCCGCCCGCCCGCTGGGCTCCGCCGAGGCGCTGCCGCGGGCGGCGCTGACGGGGCGGGAGGAGGAGGTGCTGCGGCTGATGGCCACCGGCCTGTCCAACCCGGAGCTCGCGGAGACGCTCACGGTGAGCCTGGAGACGGCGAAGACCCACGTGGGGAACGTGCTGACCAAGCTCGGCGCGCAGAACCGCACCCACGCGGTGGTCATCGCGTACGAGTCCGGTCTGGTGGTGCCCGGGTTCCCCGGATGA